In Deinococcota bacterium, a single genomic region encodes these proteins:
- the cadA gene encoding cadmium-translocating P-type ATPase — MSHAASLPSSSATPVRLLYRVGGMDCPSCVSRVEGAARRVAGVMEVRSNHLTQTLELRLDEAQTPRAALEARLRKLGHPLVLARDGNTASGPVPAQRPWFRSGEGRQALLLAGLIALAFALSLAEPGAAHWGFVAATLFGVWPLAKKAVAATRAGDPFSINTLVSLAALGALVIGEAAEGAVVVFFFMIGEFLEGIAASRARRCITALAALTPKTAQLLDDGGPREVAAASLRVGQRVRVAPGARVPADGTVVEGSSHLDESPVTGESVPVYKERGASVFAGSINAEGVLTLEVTHGGEDNTLARILHLVEQAEATKAPTARFINRFSRVYTPVVVLVAALTALLPPLLVGAAWDLWLYRGLALLLIGCPCALVLSVPAAITSATSAGARRGLLVKGGAVLETLSRVTTVAFDKTGTLTEGRPVVTDVMAFGVGDAELLRLSAALEATSQHPLARAIVARAKENGLVLPEASNARALAGKAVVGEVEGHRLTVASPRYAGELAPLDPSLLAHIRRLEEEGKTVVVSLAGERVLGLLALRDEPRADAQEALAKLRGRGLKGIMLTGDNRRTAQAIAGELGLDVYAELLPADKHDLVLRLHDTDVVAMVGDGINDAPALAQADVGIAMAGGTDVALETAHAALLRPRLMSAVDLIALSQATMNTIRLNIAFALGLKAIFLITTLLGVTGLWAAILADTGATALVTANALRLLRFKGEAS, encoded by the coding sequence ATGAGCCACGCCGCTTCCCTCCCCTCCTCGAGCGCTACCCCCGTGCGCCTCCTCTACCGTGTCGGGGGCATGGATTGCCCCAGTTGCGTCAGCCGCGTCGAGGGCGCCGCTAGGCGCGTTGCGGGCGTCATGGAGGTGCGCTCCAACCATCTTACCCAGACCCTGGAGCTGCGGTTAGACGAAGCGCAGACCCCGCGCGCTGCGCTGGAAGCACGCCTGCGCAAGCTCGGCCATCCTCTGGTTCTTGCGCGTGACGGCAACACGGCGAGCGGCCCGGTCCCGGCGCAGCGGCCTTGGTTTCGCAGCGGGGAAGGCCGGCAGGCGCTCCTTCTGGCAGGGCTCATCGCGCTGGCGTTCGCCCTCTCCCTCGCAGAACCTGGGGCGGCGCACTGGGGCTTTGTGGCCGCCACCCTCTTTGGGGTGTGGCCGCTCGCAAAAAAGGCGGTCGCGGCCACGCGCGCGGGTGACCCCTTTAGCATCAACACCCTCGTGAGCCTCGCCGCGCTCGGCGCGCTCGTTATCGGCGAAGCCGCCGAGGGCGCCGTGGTGGTGTTCTTTTTTATGATCGGAGAGTTTCTCGAGGGTATCGCCGCGAGCAGGGCGCGGCGCTGCATCACGGCGCTCGCCGCCCTCACCCCCAAGACCGCGCAGCTTCTAGACGACGGCGGCCCGCGCGAGGTGGCCGCGGCCAGCCTGCGGGTAGGCCAGCGGGTGAGGGTCGCGCCGGGCGCACGCGTCCCGGCTGACGGCACCGTTGTCGAGGGAAGTTCCCACTTGGACGAGAGCCCCGTGACGGGTGAGAGCGTACCCGTCTATAAGGAACGAGGGGCGAGCGTGTTCGCCGGCAGCATCAACGCCGAGGGCGTCCTCACCTTAGAGGTGACGCACGGCGGCGAGGACAACACCCTCGCGCGCATCCTGCACTTAGTGGAGCAGGCCGAGGCGACCAAGGCGCCGACCGCGCGCTTTATCAACCGCTTCAGCCGCGTCTACACCCCGGTGGTGGTGCTCGTAGCGGCGCTCACGGCGCTGCTGCCGCCCCTCCTGGTGGGCGCGGCTTGGGACCTCTGGCTCTACCGCGGGCTGGCGCTGCTCCTCATCGGCTGCCCCTGCGCGCTGGTGCTGAGCGTTCCCGCCGCCATCACCAGCGCCACCAGTGCGGGGGCGCGGCGCGGCCTCCTCGTCAAGGGCGGCGCCGTCTTGGAGACGCTCAGCCGGGTGACAACCGTCGCCTTTGACAAGACCGGCACCCTCACGGAGGGCCGGCCGGTGGTGACCGATGTCATGGCATTTGGTGTCGGCGACGCCGAGTTGCTGCGGCTCAGCGCCGCCCTCGAGGCCACCTCCCAGCACCCTCTGGCGCGGGCGATCGTGGCCCGCGCCAAGGAGAACGGGCTCGTCCTCCCCGAAGCCTCCAACGCGCGCGCCCTGGCGGGCAAGGCCGTGGTGGGAGAGGTCGAGGGGCACCGACTTACGGTCGCTTCACCACGCTACGCGGGCGAGCTAGCGCCTCTTGACCCCAGCCTGCTAGCGCACATCCGCAGGCTCGAGGAGGAGGGCAAGACGGTCGTCGTCAGCCTGGCCGGTGAGAGGGTGCTGGGCCTCCTCGCGCTGCGCGACGAACCCCGCGCCGACGCCCAAGAGGCGCTCGCCAAGCTCCGCGGGCGCGGCCTCAAGGGGATCATGCTGACCGGCGACAACCGCCGCACCGCCCAAGCCATCGCGGGCGAACTCGGCCTTGACGTTTATGCCGAACTGCTCCCCGCGGACAAGCACGACCTGGTGCTGCGCCTGCACGACACGGACGTCGTGGCGATGGTCGGCGACGGCATCAATGACGCGCCCGCGCTGGCGCAAGCGGACGTCGGCATCGCCATGGCCGGCGGCACCGATGTCGCCCTTGAAACCGCCCACGCCGCGCTCCTCCGCCCGCGGCTGATGTCAGCCGTAGACCTGATCGCGCTGTCGCAGGCGACCATGAACACCATCCGCCTCAACATCGCCTTTGCGCTCGGCCTCAAGGCCATCTTTCTCATCACCACCCTGCTCGGCGTGACCGGCCTGTGGGCCGCCATCCTCGCCGATACCGGCGCGACCGCCTTGGTGACGGCAAACGCGCTCAGGCTCTTGCGCTTTAAGGGAGAGGCGTCGTGA
- a CDS encoding metalloregulator ArsR/SmtB family transcription factor gives MTITNATNPIRAAATAARDDLCEVSCVHPEAVSKAKAALPNEENVQDASLLLKAVADPTRLRLLSALATTELCVCDLAAVLGMSESAVSHQLRVLRTSRLVRYRKEGRIAYYRLSDNHVTDLLAGALEHAREAS, from the coding sequence ATGACGATAACAAACGCCACGAACCCCATAAGGGCGGCGGCCACCGCAGCTCGAGACGACCTCTGCGAGGTCAGTTGTGTTCATCCCGAGGCGGTCTCTAAGGCAAAAGCCGCGCTCCCCAACGAGGAGAACGTGCAAGACGCCAGCCTGCTCCTCAAAGCGGTCGCCGACCCCACCCGCCTGCGCCTTCTTAGCGCACTCGCCACGACGGAGCTATGCGTCTGCGACCTCGCAGCCGTTCTCGGCATGAGCGAGTCGGCGGTCAGTCACCAGTTGCGCGTACTGCGCACGAGCCGCTTGGTCAGGTACCGCAAGGAGGGACGCATCGCCTACTACCGTCTCAGCGACAACCACGTGACCGATTTGCTCGCGGGCGCTCTCGAGCACGCCCGCGAGGCAAGCTAA